The Streptomyces sp. NBC_01244 genome contains a region encoding:
- a CDS encoding phospho-sugar mutase, whose translation MQDDLIARARAWMAEDPDPETADELAKLIEAGDTTELADRFSGMLQFGTAGLRGELGAGPMRMNRNVVIRAAAGLAAYLKAQGHDGGLVVVGYDARYKSADFARDTAAVMTGAGLRAAVLPRPLPTPVLAYAIRHLGAVAGVEVTASHNPPRDNGYKVYLGDGSQIVSPADAEIAAQIDAIAALADVPRAEDGWQDLGDEVLEAYLARTDAVLTPGSPRGVRTVYTAMHGVGKDVVLAAFARAGFPAPVLVAEQAEPDPAFPTVAFPNPEEPGAMDLSFATAARVSPDIVIANDPDADRCAVAVPDAASASGWRMLRGDEVGALLAAHLVHKGATGVFAESIVSSSLLGRIAEAAGVGYEETLTGFKWISRVEGLRYGYEEALGYCVDPEGVRDKDGVTAALLVAELASELKEQGRTLTDLLDDLAMEHGLHATDQLSVRVEDLSVIASAMAALRAEPPVSLAGLRVTSAEDLNEGTATLPPTDGLRYYLEGDYKARVIVRPSGTEPKLKCYLEVVVPVAEASDLLPARARGQEVLDAIKKDLAAAAGI comes from the coding sequence GTGCAGGACGATCTGATCGCGCGGGCCCGGGCCTGGATGGCCGAGGACCCGGACCCGGAGACGGCCGACGAGCTCGCGAAGCTCATCGAGGCCGGTGACACGACCGAGCTCGCGGACCGCTTCTCCGGCATGCTGCAGTTCGGCACCGCCGGACTCCGCGGTGAGCTGGGCGCGGGCCCGATGCGGATGAACCGCAACGTGGTGATCCGGGCCGCGGCGGGCCTCGCGGCCTACCTCAAGGCCCAGGGCCACGACGGCGGCCTGGTCGTCGTCGGCTACGACGCCCGCTACAAGTCGGCCGACTTCGCCCGCGACACCGCCGCGGTGATGACCGGCGCCGGACTGCGCGCCGCCGTCCTGCCCCGGCCGCTGCCGACGCCCGTCCTCGCGTACGCCATAAGGCACCTGGGCGCCGTCGCCGGCGTCGAGGTGACCGCGAGCCACAACCCGCCCCGGGACAACGGCTACAAGGTCTACCTCGGCGACGGCTCGCAGATCGTCTCCCCGGCCGACGCGGAGATCGCCGCGCAGATCGACGCGATCGCCGCGCTGGCCGACGTACCGCGGGCCGAGGACGGCTGGCAGGACCTCGGCGACGAGGTCCTGGAGGCCTACCTGGCACGTACGGACGCCGTCCTGACCCCCGGGTCCCCGCGCGGCGTGCGGACCGTCTACACGGCCATGCACGGCGTGGGCAAGGACGTGGTCCTGGCCGCCTTTGCCCGTGCCGGCTTCCCGGCCCCGGTCCTCGTGGCCGAGCAGGCCGAGCCGGACCCGGCCTTCCCGACGGTGGCCTTCCCCAACCCGGAGGAGCCGGGCGCGATGGACCTGTCCTTCGCGACGGCCGCCCGGGTCAGCCCGGACATCGTCATCGCCAACGACCCGGACGCCGACCGCTGCGCGGTGGCCGTCCCGGACGCCGCCTCGGCCTCCGGCTGGCGGATGCTGCGCGGCGACGAGGTCGGCGCGCTGCTCGCCGCCCACCTGGTGCACAAGGGCGCCACCGGCGTCTTCGCCGAGTCGATCGTCTCCTCCTCCCTCCTCGGGCGGATCGCGGAGGCGGCGGGCGTGGGCTACGAGGAGACCCTCACGGGCTTCAAATGGATCTCCCGCGTCGAGGGCCTGCGCTACGGGTACGAGGAGGCGCTCGGCTACTGCGTGGACCCCGAGGGCGTCCGCGACAAGGACGGCGTCACGGCCGCCCTGCTCGTCGCGGAGCTGGCCTCGGAGCTCAAGGAGCAGGGCCGCACCCTGACCGACCTGCTGGACGACCTGGCGATGGAGCACGGTCTGCACGCCACCGACCAGCTGTCGGTCCGCGTGGAGGACCTGTCGGTCATCGCCTCGGCGATGGCGGCGCTGCGCGCGGAGCCCCCGGTCTCGCTGGCGGGCCTGCGGGTCACCTCGGCGGAGGACCTGAACGAGGGCACGGCGACGCTCCCGCCCACGGACGGGCTGCGCTACTACCTGGAGGGCGACTACAAGGCCCGGGTGATCGTCCGCCCGTCCGGCACGGAGCCCAAGCTGAAGTGCTACCTGGAGGTCGTGGTCCCGGTGGCGGAGGCCTCCGACCTGCTCCCGGCCCGCGCCCGCGGCCAGGAAGTCCTCGACGCGATCAAGAAGGACCTCGCGGCGGCGGCCGGCATTTAG
- a CDS encoding DeoR/GlpR family DNA-binding transcription regulator translates to MFAAERRQLILEMVRANGAVSLRELARVVQTSEVTVRRDVRALEAEGLLDRRHGGAVLPGGFTRESGFPQKSHLATAEKTAIADVAAGLVEEGEAVVVGAGTTTQELARRLARVPGLTVVTNSLLVAQALAHANRVEVVMTGGTLRGSNYALVGSGAEQSLQGLRVSRAFLSGSGLTAERGLSTSNMLSASVDRALVQAAAEVVVLADHTKLGTDTMFQTVPTDVITRLVTDEPPPHDDRAGTELQALADQGVQITVAGAAGASGGGSGEGMAGRRPRRESPLPVQRRGGPTAQLRSAGPPLHEQQASERARVADMRRR, encoded by the coding sequence GTGTTCGCTGCAGAACGTCGCCAATTGATCCTCGAAATGGTGCGGGCCAACGGAGCGGTATCGCTCCGGGAGCTCGCCCGCGTCGTCCAGACCTCCGAAGTGACCGTACGGCGGGACGTGCGGGCACTGGAGGCAGAAGGACTCCTCGACCGCCGGCACGGCGGTGCGGTACTGCCGGGCGGTTTCACGCGAGAATCCGGCTTTCCGCAAAAGTCCCATCTCGCGACGGCGGAGAAGACCGCCATCGCCGATGTCGCGGCCGGACTCGTCGAAGAAGGCGAGGCCGTGGTCGTCGGCGCGGGCACCACCACCCAGGAGCTGGCCCGCCGGCTCGCCAGGGTGCCCGGACTCACCGTCGTCACCAACTCGCTGCTCGTCGCACAGGCGCTGGCCCATGCGAACCGGGTGGAGGTGGTGATGACGGGCGGAACCCTGCGCGGCTCCAACTACGCGCTGGTCGGAAGCGGTGCCGAGCAGTCCCTCCAGGGGCTGCGGGTCTCGCGGGCCTTCCTGTCCGGCAGTGGTCTCACCGCCGAGCGCGGGCTGTCCACCTCCAACATGCTCTCCGCGAGCGTGGACCGGGCGCTGGTGCAGGCCGCGGCGGAGGTGGTGGTCCTGGCCGACCACACGAAGCTCGGGACGGACACCATGTTCCAGACCGTGCCCACCGATGTGATCACCCGTCTGGTGACGGACGAGCCGCCGCCGCACGACGACCGGGCCGGTACGGAGCTGCAGGCACTGGCGGACCAGGGCGTGCAGATCACCGTGGCCGGGGCCGCGGGTGCCTCCGGCGGTGGGTCCGGAGAGGGGATGGCCGGGCGGCGTCCGCGCCGGGAGTCCCCGCTGCCGGTCCAGCGGCGGGGCGGGCCGACGGCGCAGCTCCGTAGCGCGGGGCCGCCGTTGCACGAGCAGCAGGCGAGCGAGCGGGCGCGGGTCGCGGACATGCGGCGCCGTTAG
- a CDS encoding gamma-glutamylcyclotransferase, producing the protein MSLYAAYAGNLDPRLMTRRAPHSPLRGTGWINDWRLTFGGEQMGWEGALATIVEAPRHQVFVALYDVAPLDEDSLDRWEGVGLDIYRRMRVRVHTLDGEEAAWVYVLNGYEGGLPSARYLGELADAAESAGAPHDYVMELRKRPC; encoded by the coding sequence ATGTCGCTCTACGCCGCGTACGCCGGCAACCTCGACCCGCGGCTGATGACGCGCCGCGCTCCGCATTCGCCGCTGCGCGGCACGGGCTGGATCAACGACTGGCGGCTGACTTTCGGCGGCGAGCAGATGGGCTGGGAGGGCGCGCTGGCGACGATCGTCGAAGCGCCGCGCCACCAGGTCTTCGTCGCGCTGTACGACGTGGCCCCGCTCGACGAGGATTCCCTGGACCGGTGGGAAGGCGTCGGGCTCGACATCTACCGCCGCATGCGGGTGCGCGTGCACACCCTGGACGGCGAGGAAGCGGCCTGGGTGTACGTCCTGAACGGCTACGAGGGCGGCCTGCCCTCGGCCCGCTACCTGGGCGAACTCGCCGACGCGGCCGAATCCGCGGGCGCCCCGCACGACTACGTGATGGAACTGCGCAAGCGCCCCTGCTGA
- a CDS encoding NAD(P)H-quinone dehydrogenase, protein MTRIVIIGGGPGGYEAALVGAQLGAEVTVVDCDGLGGASVLTDCVPSKTLIATAEVMTTFDSSYEELGIVVADDTPHIEQAARVVGVDLGKVNRRVKRLALAQSHDITASVTRAGARVVRGRAKLGGPQGIDGTRDVIVTAADGSETILTADAVLIATGGHPREIPDAMPDGERILNWTQVYDLEELPEELIVVGSGVTGAEFAGAYQALGSRVTLVSSRDRVLPGEDPDAAAVLEDVFRRRGMNVIGRSRAESAKRVGDRVEVTLSDGRVISGTHCLMAVGAIPNTSNMNLEESGVKLKESGHIWTDKVSRTSSPGVYAAGDVTGIFALASVAAMQGRIAMYHFLGDAVAPLNLKTVSSNVFTDPEIATVGYTQADVDSGKIDARCVKLPLLRNPRAKMQGIRDGFVKLFCRPGTGIVVGGVVVSPRASELIHPISIAVDNNLTVEQIANAFTVYPSLSGSIAEVARQLHTRKSSGEA, encoded by the coding sequence GTGACCCGGATCGTGATCATCGGCGGCGGACCCGGCGGGTATGAGGCGGCCCTCGTGGGGGCCCAGCTCGGCGCGGAGGTGACCGTCGTGGACTGCGACGGCCTGGGCGGCGCGTCGGTGCTCACCGACTGCGTGCCCTCCAAGACTCTCATCGCGACCGCCGAGGTCATGACGACCTTCGACTCGTCGTACGAGGAGCTCGGCATCGTCGTCGCGGACGACACCCCGCACATCGAGCAGGCCGCGCGCGTCGTCGGCGTGGACCTCGGCAAGGTGAACCGGCGCGTCAAGCGCCTGGCGCTCGCCCAGTCCCACGACATCACCGCGTCCGTCACCCGGGCCGGCGCCCGGGTCGTACGGGGCCGCGCCAAGCTCGGCGGCCCGCAGGGCATCGACGGCACGCGGGACGTCATCGTCACCGCCGCCGACGGCTCGGAGACGATCCTCACCGCCGACGCCGTGCTCATCGCGACCGGCGGGCACCCCCGCGAGATCCCCGACGCCATGCCCGACGGCGAGCGGATCCTGAACTGGACCCAGGTCTACGACCTCGAAGAGCTCCCCGAGGAGCTCATCGTGGTCGGCTCCGGCGTGACCGGCGCCGAGTTCGCCGGCGCGTACCAGGCCCTCGGCTCCCGGGTGACCCTCGTGTCCTCCCGCGACCGCGTGCTCCCCGGCGAGGACCCGGACGCCGCCGCCGTGCTGGAGGACGTCTTCCGGCGCCGCGGCATGAACGTCATCGGCCGCTCCCGCGCCGAGTCCGCCAAGCGGGTGGGCGACCGGGTCGAGGTCACCCTCTCCGACGGCCGGGTCATCAGCGGTACGCACTGCCTGATGGCGGTCGGCGCGATCCCGAACACGAGCAACATGAACCTGGAGGAGTCCGGGGTCAAGCTCAAGGAGTCCGGGCACATCTGGACCGACAAGGTCTCCCGCACCTCCTCGCCCGGCGTGTACGCGGCCGGAGACGTGACCGGGATCTTCGCCCTGGCCTCGGTGGCCGCCATGCAGGGGCGCATCGCGATGTACCACTTCCTCGGCGACGCGGTGGCCCCGCTGAACCTGAAGACGGTCTCCTCGAACGTGTTCACCGACCCCGAGATCGCCACCGTCGGCTACACCCAGGCCGACGTGGACTCCGGCAAGATCGACGCCCGCTGCGTGAAGCTCCCGCTGCTGCGCAACCCGCGCGCCAAGATGCAGGGCATCCGGGACGGCTTCGTGAAGCTGTTCTGCCGTCCCGGCACCGGGATCGTCGTGGGCGGCGTGGTCGTCTCCCCGCGCGCGAGCGAGCTCATCCACCCGATCTCGATCGCCGTCGACAACAACCTGACGGTCGAGCAGATCGCAAACGCGTTCACCGTGTACCCCTCGCTGTCCGGTTCGATCGCCGAGGTCGCCCGCCAGCTGCACACGCGGAAGTCCTCCGGCGAGGCGTAA
- a CDS encoding purine-nucleoside phosphorylase, with protein MNASVTDPFAAADAAAARLRELTGAETHDVALVMGSGWAPAAEALGAPEAEFPVTELPGFPPPAVEGHGGKIRSYKIGEKRALLFLGRTHYYEGRGVAAVAHGVRTAVAAGCKTIVLTNGCGGLREGMKPGQPVLISDHLNLTATSPIVGANFVDLTDLYSPRLRAMCKEIDETLEEGVYVQFPGPHYETPAEINMIRVMGADLVGMSTVLEAIAAREAGAEVLGISLVTNLAAGLSGEPLNHEEVLQAGRDSAARMGKLLTQVLARI; from the coding sequence GTGAACGCATCTGTTACCGACCCCTTCGCCGCCGCCGACGCCGCCGCCGCCCGCCTGCGCGAGCTGACCGGCGCCGAGACCCACGATGTCGCCCTCGTGATGGGCTCCGGCTGGGCCCCCGCCGCAGAGGCGCTCGGCGCGCCCGAGGCCGAGTTCCCGGTCACCGAGCTGCCCGGCTTCCCGCCCCCCGCCGTCGAGGGCCACGGCGGCAAGATCCGCTCGTACAAGATCGGCGAGAAGCGCGCCCTGCTCTTCCTCGGCCGGACCCACTACTACGAGGGCCGCGGCGTCGCCGCCGTCGCCCACGGCGTGCGCACGGCCGTCGCCGCCGGCTGCAAGACCATCGTCCTGACCAACGGCTGCGGCGGTCTGCGCGAGGGCATGAAGCCCGGCCAGCCCGTCCTGATCAGCGACCACCTCAACCTCACGGCCACCTCGCCGATCGTCGGCGCGAACTTCGTGGACCTGACCGACCTGTACTCGCCGCGTCTGCGCGCGATGTGCAAGGAGATCGACGAGACCCTCGAAGAGGGCGTCTACGTGCAGTTCCCCGGCCCGCACTACGAGACCCCGGCCGAGATCAACATGATCCGCGTCATGGGCGCCGACCTGGTCGGCATGTCCACCGTGCTGGAGGCCATCGCCGCCCGTGAGGCCGGCGCCGAGGTGCTCGGCATCTCGCTGGTCACCAACCTGGCGGCGGGCCTCTCCGGCGAGCCGCTGAACCACGAAGAGGTGCTCCAGGCCGGCCGCGACTCGGCCGCGCGCATGGGCAAGCTGCTGACCCAGGTCCTCGCCCGGATCTGA